A region from the Flavobacteriales bacterium genome encodes:
- a CDS encoding rhodanese-like domain-containing protein: protein MKLKNFLVALATLFAPALFAQGGGEQTTPAEFGKSPDQAQYTILDVRTDKEWAAGHLRNAVHIDWYAADFAAQVAKLPKDKPVLVYCEAGGRSAKAQRKMTELGFKRVVNLNGGFKTWKAQGNAVVQ, encoded by the coding sequence ATGAAGCTCAAGAACTTCCTCGTCGCCCTCGCCACGCTCTTCGCACCTGCGCTCTTTGCCCAAGGTGGCGGCGAGCAGACCACACCCGCCGAGTTCGGTAAAAGCCCGGACCAGGCGCAGTACACCATCCTGGACGTGCGCACCGACAAGGAGTGGGCGGCAGGGCACTTGCGCAACGCGGTGCACATCGATTGGTACGCCGCGGATTTCGCCGCGCAAGTGGCCAAGTTGCCCAAGGACAAGCCCGTGCTGGTCTATTGCGAAGCGGGCGGCCGCAGCGCCAAGGCCCAGCGCAAGATGACCGAGCTCGGCTTCAAGCGCGTGGTGAACCTCAACGGCGGTTTCAAGACCTGGAAGGCGCAGGGCAACGCCGTGGTGCAGTGA
- a CDS encoding glycosyltransferase family 2 protein gives MKPLKVAIVVPCYNEEGVLGHTTSVLLAELDSLAASSHATPDSFICCVDDGSRDGTWSEIEALAKANARIRGLKLSANFGHQNALIAGLFTMRPHADVLISMDADLQDDVSVISRMVHAHHNGKRVVYGVRLDRKVDSPGKQLAAAVYYRLIKAMNKRAVRGHADFRSADARVIADLERFGEANLYLRGIFTLIGYPSEQISYVRKERHAGESKYGYRKLMSLAWQGITSFSTAPLKLVFYAGVVMALVALGLAVLSLWALLTGRTLQGWFSTTFIVLFFSAVNMISLGIIGEYVGKIYKEVKGRPRYIIETETG, from the coding sequence ATGAAGCCCCTGAAAGTCGCGATCGTGGTGCCCTGCTACAACGAGGAGGGCGTGCTGGGGCACACCACCAGCGTGCTGCTGGCTGAGCTGGACAGCCTTGCCGCCAGCAGCCACGCCACGCCGGACAGCTTCATCTGCTGCGTGGACGACGGAAGTCGTGACGGCACCTGGAGCGAGATTGAAGCACTGGCGAAGGCCAACGCCCGCATCAGGGGCTTGAAGCTCAGCGCCAACTTCGGGCACCAGAACGCGCTCATCGCGGGCCTCTTCACCATGCGGCCGCACGCCGATGTGCTCATCAGCATGGACGCCGACCTGCAGGACGACGTTAGCGTGATATCGCGGATGGTGCACGCCCACCACAACGGCAAGCGCGTGGTGTACGGCGTGCGATTGGACCGCAAGGTGGACAGTCCCGGCAAGCAGCTGGCGGCCGCCGTGTACTACCGGCTGATCAAAGCGATGAACAAGCGCGCCGTGCGGGGCCATGCCGACTTCCGCAGTGCCGATGCCCGCGTGATCGCCGACCTGGAACGCTTCGGCGAGGCCAACCTCTACCTGCGCGGCATCTTCACGCTCATCGGCTACCCCAGCGAGCAGATCAGCTACGTGCGCAAGGAGCGGCACGCGGGCGAATCGAAGTACGGCTACCGCAAACTGATGAGCCTGGCGTGGCAGGGCATCACCTCGTTCAGCACCGCGCCGCTGAAGCTGGTGTTCTACGCCGGTGTGGTCATGGCCCTAGTGGCCCTTGGGCTGGCGGTGCTCTCGCTGTGGGCCCTGCTCACCGGGCGCACGCTGCAAGGCTGGTTCAGCACCACCTTCATCGTGCTGTTCTTCTCCGCCGTGAACATGATCAGCCTGGGCATCATCGGCGAGTACGTGGGCAAGATCTACAAGGAGGTGAAGGGACGGCCGAGGTACATTATTGAGACGGAGACGGGGTGA
- a CDS encoding gliding motility-associated C-terminal domain-containing protein, whose translation MVFRPLSLVALAFAAQAALAQTIVNGDCENTTAATCQYNLGNPGFNAFMPDVVAYGGGNEVDIQQNGCNYGTPTPSGQFFISLANSVFGSPGDEVYFVVSPPFVAGSTYTISWLEQANTQFRPLDSLEIGVSDVAASFGTRISITQPVDNVWTQRTATFTAPFTAGFLTVRNLAPFEAWNFIDIPTVVCALTVDLGNDTTICAGSNVQLDATTPNVNYLWSDGNTGATLNASATGQYWVTISDSTCSATDTINITVATSLPLALGNDSTLCTGDTLGLHATTPNSTYLWSDGSTNATLAVSTTGTYWATADNGTCLFTDTVDITFVAPPMPTLGNDTSICSYDQLLLDPNEPGSTFLWSNGTTGATLLTNAGTLVWVEADNGTCIARDSITIGSIAPPLVSLPADTAVCEGELVVLDATAPGATYLWSDGSAASFLVVDVAGTYWVNVTAQGCTASDTTQLTVGLPALVDIGNDSLLCPGYRVEVSAEVPGATYLWNTGETSATILAMRPDTFIVWVTLGPCTSSDTLALTFDDVECACPLFAPNTITPDGDGINDRFAPQMPCPADAWELMIFNRWGERIFTSNAQSSAWEWDGAAAVPDGVYIWQLNFRPRFSSESRQARGHVTVLR comes from the coding sequence ATGGTATTCCGGCCACTCTCCCTTGTCGCGTTGGCGTTCGCCGCCCAAGCTGCCTTGGCCCAAACCATCGTGAACGGCGACTGTGAGAACACAACTGCGGCCACCTGCCAGTACAACTTGGGCAACCCAGGTTTCAATGCCTTCATGCCCGATGTAGTGGCCTATGGTGGTGGCAACGAGGTGGACATCCAGCAGAACGGTTGCAACTACGGCACACCCACACCGAGCGGGCAGTTCTTCATTTCGCTTGCCAACTCCGTCTTCGGTTCGCCGGGCGACGAAGTGTACTTCGTGGTCTCGCCGCCCTTCGTCGCGGGCAGCACTTACACCATCAGTTGGTTGGAACAGGCCAACACCCAGTTCCGCCCGCTCGATTCGCTGGAGATCGGCGTGAGCGACGTGGCGGCCTCCTTCGGCACGCGCATCAGCATCACGCAACCCGTGGACAACGTATGGACCCAACGCACGGCCACGTTCACGGCACCGTTCACCGCGGGCTTCCTCACGGTGCGCAACCTGGCACCGTTCGAGGCGTGGAACTTCATCGATATACCCACCGTGGTGTGCGCCCTGACGGTTGACCTTGGCAACGACACCACCATCTGCGCCGGCTCCAACGTGCAGCTCGATGCTACCACCCCCAACGTCAACTACCTCTGGAGCGATGGCAACACCGGCGCCACCTTGAACGCGAGCGCCACGGGCCAGTACTGGGTCACCATCTCGGACAGCACATGCTCGGCCACTGACACCATCAACATCACTGTGGCCACCTCGCTCCCGCTGGCCCTCGGCAACGACTCCACGCTCTGCACCGGCGACACGCTTGGGCTTCATGCCACCACACCGAACAGCACCTACCTCTGGAGCGACGGCAGCACCAACGCCACGCTCGCCGTTTCAACCACGGGAACCTATTGGGCCACTGCGGACAACGGCACCTGCCTCTTCACCGACACCGTGGACATCACCTTCGTTGCACCACCCATGCCCACCCTCGGCAACGACACGAGCATCTGCTCGTACGATCAACTGCTGTTGGATCCGAACGAACCCGGCAGCACCTTCCTCTGGAGCAATGGCACCACCGGTGCAACGCTCCTCACCAATGCGGGCACCCTTGTTTGGGTGGAGGCCGACAATGGCACCTGCATCGCACGCGACTCCATCACCATCGGCAGCATTGCACCGCCATTGGTCAGCCTTCCTGCGGACACCGCCGTCTGCGAAGGCGAGCTGGTGGTGCTGGATGCCACAGCACCCGGTGCCACCTACCTCTGGAGCGATGGCAGCGCAGCATCGTTCCTGGTGGTGGATGTTGCAGGCACATATTGGGTGAACGTGACCGCACAAGGCTGCACCGCCAGCGACACCACGCAACTCACCGTGGGCCTGCCAGCGCTAGTCGACATCGGCAACGACAGCTTGCTGTGCCCGGGCTACCGTGTGGAAGTCTCGGCCGAAGTGCCTGGCGCCACCTACCTCTGGAACACCGGCGAAACATCGGCCACCATCCTGGCCATGCGTCCGGACACCTTCATTGTTTGGGTGACGCTCGGTCCGTGCACCAGCAGCGATACGTTGGCCTTGACCTTCGATGACGTGGAATGCGCCTGCCCGCTCTTCGCGCCGAACACCATCACCCCGGACGGCGATGGCATCAACGACCGGTTCGCGCCGCAAATGCCCTGCCCGGCCGACGCGTGGGAGCTCATGATCTTCAACCGCTGGGGCGAGCGCATCTTCACCAGCAACGCACAGAGCAGCGCGTGGGAGTGGGACGGAGCAGCCGCCGTGCCCGATGGCGTGTACATCTGGCAGCTCAACTTCCGGCCCCGCTTCAGCAGCGAGAGCCGCCAGGCGCGCGGGCATGTGACCGTGCTGCGTTGA
- a CDS encoding trypsin-like peptidase domain-containing protein: protein MEVGCGYVMAREGDSLIIATARHVVQDTNSRATPPQGEVRFHGVEEALAYRVLHLDAKDLAFVKVRRPGHDTPLPLVFRDAPLDVRLWLISARREHKTLPTGFDGRMLYRSSSTPYFWAAIPGTAQGDSGSMILSREGIVGMLLGGSSELECLAIGYVMDRLNSIVMPVGK from the coding sequence ATGGAAGTGGGCTGCGGTTATGTTATGGCACGGGAGGGTGATTCGTTGATCATTGCAACGGCCCGCCATGTTGTTCAGGACACGAATTCACGGGCGACGCCGCCACAGGGCGAGGTTCGGTTTCACGGCGTAGAAGAAGCGCTTGCATACCGCGTTTTGCATCTTGACGCAAAGGACCTCGCGTTTGTCAAAGTGCGACGGCCAGGTCATGATACGCCCCTGCCGCTGGTCTTTCGCGATGCACCCCTTGACGTGCGACTTTGGCTCATATCGGCTCGGCGCGAACACAAGACCCTACCGACCGGCTTTGATGGCCGCATGCTGTACCGATCCAGTTCTACACCGTATTTCTGGGCTGCCATTCCTGGAACCGCCCAAGGCGATTCAGGGTCCATGATCCTGTCCAGAGAAGGTATTGTGGGCATGTTGCTGGGCGGCAGTTCAGAACTTGAGTGTTTGGCAATAGGTTACGTTATGGACCGTTTGAACAGTATCGTCATGCCAGTCGGGAAATGA
- a CDS encoding response regulator transcription factor, with amino-acid sequence MANTQEETPVAIVDDHYLVREGFVRMVDRMPGYRVAFTADDGVDYIAKCKVHGAPPLVLVDLSMPIMDGFQLVAWVREHQPGTRALVLSLYIEDDKVRRAMQAGACAYISKCGKPDEIREALDHVRLSGFHMNELVHQRMLVRPGAGKSGAQPEVPKLTGQELAVLSLMAGPEELTVDQIAERLHISRYTVADHRKEIYRKLDVGTAAMAVLKARELGLI; translated from the coding sequence ATGGCGAACACACAGGAAGAAACCCCCGTGGCCATTGTGGATGACCACTACCTGGTGCGCGAGGGCTTTGTGCGCATGGTGGACCGCATGCCGGGCTACCGCGTGGCCTTTACGGCCGATGATGGTGTGGACTACATAGCCAAGTGCAAGGTGCACGGCGCGCCTCCGCTGGTGCTGGTGGACCTGAGCATGCCCATCATGGACGGCTTCCAACTGGTGGCCTGGGTGCGCGAGCACCAGCCCGGCACCCGCGCCCTGGTGCTGAGCCTCTACATAGAGGACGACAAGGTGCGCCGCGCCATGCAGGCCGGTGCCTGTGCCTACATCTCCAAGTGCGGCAAACCCGATGAGATCCGCGAAGCCCTGGACCATGTGCGCCTGTCCGGCTTCCACATGAACGAGCTGGTGCACCAGCGCATGCTGGTGCGCCCCGGCGCCGGCAAGTCGGGCGCACAACCCGAGGTGCCCAAGCTCACCGGCCAGGAGCTGGCCGTGCTGAGCCTGATGGCCGGGCCCGAGGAACTCACCGTGGACCAGATAGCGGAGCGCTTGCACATCAGCCGCTACACCGTGGCCGACCACCGCAAGGAGATCTACCGCAAGCTGGATGTGGGCACCGCTGCCATGGCCGTGCTGAAGGCGCGCGAGCTCGGGTTGATCTGA
- a CDS encoding CotH kinase family protein: protein MTRSLALATAALALSTQAQTFTATGGAIPDDGTWYEFELNVSGLPNSIDTLAFGLQQVCINVEHAWIADLDITLIAPDGTSALLVGGNGGDQDFYTNTCFRADASASILTGTQPYTGDWLPMQQMGAVNNGQNPNGIWKLYILDTYAFADAGDLLDWSITFGNDPAGYYSINGSNLPIVVLTTTGPIPNEPKIAGTMGIINNGPGNYNLLTDPFTDYEGRMGIEIRGNSSTFFPKKSYSVELWDADDNDTSVAVLGMPAESDWVLSANYSDKSLLNNAITFHVGRAQGHWAPRTQHVELFLNTQYMGVYVFTEKIKRDDNRVDIARLDADDLSGDSLTGGYIVKIDWLQGANASWWNSPFPPPNAPGNEVIEFIHDYPEAPEPAQENYIRAFIDSFETALDAPTFMDPQLGYARFIDQRSFIDYLIVNELSRNVDGYRLSAFLHKDKVSKGGRLTMGPLWDFDLAWHNADYCYGASFTGWAYNINYDCPGGKMVPFWWWRLLEDPAFTDSLRCRWDALRAGPLHTDSLIAWVDSMGTYLDEGQQHNFRLWPILGTYVWPNPGPLPTDYEGELQELRDWIALRSVWLDLNWPQMTGYCVHVGFGENTPVTTSATAFPNPFTDRLTLLGLPNGERVRIDLMDAAGRVLHSSEDPVPESRALVWLAPAGLPSGTYLLRVSGTVGVRILSIVKH, encoded by the coding sequence ATGACCCGATCCCTTGCCCTGGCAACGGCCGCGTTGGCGCTCAGCACCCAAGCTCAAACGTTCACTGCAACGGGCGGGGCCATCCCCGACGACGGCACGTGGTACGAATTCGAGCTCAACGTGAGCGGCCTGCCCAACAGCATCGATACGCTGGCCTTCGGGCTTCAGCAGGTGTGCATCAATGTGGAGCACGCGTGGATCGCTGATCTGGACATCACACTGATCGCACCGGACGGCACCTCGGCCCTGTTGGTGGGCGGCAACGGCGGCGATCAGGACTTCTACACCAACACCTGCTTCCGCGCCGATGCCAGCGCGAGCATCCTCACCGGAACGCAACCCTACACGGGCGACTGGCTGCCCATGCAGCAGATGGGCGCGGTGAACAACGGCCAAAACCCCAACGGCATTTGGAAACTGTACATCCTGGACACCTACGCCTTCGCCGATGCGGGGGACCTGCTGGACTGGTCCATCACCTTTGGCAACGACCCGGCGGGGTACTACTCCATCAACGGCAGCAACCTGCCCATCGTGGTGCTCACCACCACCGGCCCCATCCCCAACGAACCGAAGATCGCGGGCACCATGGGCATCATCAACAACGGCCCGGGCAACTACAACCTGCTCACCGATCCCTTCACCGATTACGAAGGGCGGATGGGCATCGAGATCCGCGGCAACAGCTCCACCTTCTTTCCCAAGAAGAGCTACAGCGTGGAGCTGTGGGATGCGGACGACAACGACACCAGTGTGGCCGTGCTGGGCATGCCCGCCGAAAGCGATTGGGTGCTGAGCGCCAACTATTCGGACAAGAGCTTGTTGAACAATGCAATCACCTTCCATGTGGGGCGCGCCCAAGGTCATTGGGCACCGCGCACACAGCACGTGGAGCTGTTCCTGAACACACAGTACATGGGCGTGTATGTGTTCACGGAGAAGATCAAGCGCGACGACAACCGGGTGGACATAGCGCGGTTGGATGCCGACGATCTATCGGGCGACAGCCTCACGGGCGGCTACATCGTGAAGATCGATTGGCTCCAAGGCGCCAATGCCAGCTGGTGGAACTCGCCCTTCCCGCCACCGAACGCGCCCGGCAACGAGGTCATCGAATTCATCCACGACTATCCGGAAGCTCCCGAGCCTGCGCAGGAGAACTACATCCGCGCGTTCATCGACAGCTTCGAGACGGCATTGGATGCGCCCACCTTCATGGACCCGCAACTGGGCTACGCACGGTTCATCGACCAGCGTTCGTTCATCGACTACCTCATCGTGAACGAGCTCTCGCGCAACGTGGACGGCTACCGCCTGAGCGCCTTCCTGCACAAGGACAAGGTCAGCAAGGGCGGCCGACTGACGATGGGACCGCTGTGGGACTTCGACCTTGCTTGGCACAACGCGGACTACTGCTATGGCGCCAGCTTCACGGGCTGGGCCTACAACATCAACTATGATTGTCCCGGTGGCAAGATGGTGCCCTTCTGGTGGTGGCGCCTGCTTGAAGACCCCGCGTTCACCGACAGCCTGCGCTGCCGTTGGGATGCGTTGCGCGCCGGCCCGTTGCACACTGACAGTCTGATCGCCTGGGTGGATTCCATGGGCACCTACCTCGATGAAGGACAACAGCACAACTTCAGGCTGTGGCCCATCCTGGGCACCTATGTATGGCCGAACCCCGGCCCCCTGCCCACCGACTACGAAGGTGAGTTGCAGGAACTGCGCGATTGGATCGCGCTGCGCAGCGTATGGCTCGATCTGAACTGGCCGCAGATGACGGGGTATTGTGTGCATGTGGGCTTTGGCGAAAACACACCCGTAACCACCAGCGCAACAGCCTTCCCCAACCCCTTCACCGACCGCTTGACCTTGCTCGGGCTCCCCAACGGGGAACGCGTACGGATCGATCTGATGGACGCTGCGGGCCGGGTGCTGCATTCCTCGGAAGATCCGGTACCGGAAAGCCGCGCACTGGTTTGGCTAGCGCCTGCAGGACTTCCGTCGGGCACCTACCTCCTGCGTGTTTCCGGGACGGTCGGTGTGCGCATCTTGAGCATCGTGAAGCACTAG
- a CDS encoding DUF262 domain-containing protein, giving the protein MIGIQDTTSATYRQLLGNGLTYEIPKFQRDYSWSVEQWDDLWQDIQGLLSGHDDGHYMGYLVLQTTNNKLHQVIDGQQRLTTLSIVILAVLKCLQDLVDSGTDGDKNQRRQESLRGSYIGYLDPVTLVSTNKLRLNRNNDDYFKTYLVPLAPPRVRGTNASEKLMRGCFQWFYERLRKSFTTGEGLASFVDTMVDKLVFTVIRVGDDMNAFKVFETLNARGVQLSSADLLKNYLFSVVDSDERHPTELQEMEKLWSAVMSVLGGERFEEFLRTYWNSRRGNVRKSELYKVIRKEVTNKGEAFQLLRDLQRTADIFMALRSPEDELWKGRPEVADHLSELRLFQVKQPLPLLLSAYESLGAPDFLRALRACSVISLRYNVIGGLNPNEQDRVYNAVALRIHKEKRFDPAWLREVFPDDESFAASFAAAEFKDTSRNNNIVRYLLASIERRKHGSAIDPFGEGLTIEHILPESPHEDWGIDDTMVERSAYRLGNLTLLEKNKNNEAGNKTYAEKRPVYAGSGLAITRAIADRYDVWSEEQISKRQKALADVAREIWKSPF; this is encoded by the coding sequence ATGATCGGCATTCAGGACACCACAAGCGCCACCTACAGACAGCTTCTTGGCAACGGTCTCACCTACGAGATCCCCAAATTCCAGCGGGATTACTCCTGGTCTGTTGAGCAATGGGATGATCTGTGGCAGGACATCCAAGGTCTGCTGAGCGGTCACGACGACGGGCACTATATGGGGTATTTGGTGTTGCAGACAACGAACAACAAGCTGCACCAAGTCATTGATGGGCAGCAGCGGTTGACCACTCTGAGCATTGTCATTCTTGCCGTTCTGAAGTGCCTACAAGACCTTGTGGACAGTGGAACGGACGGCGATAAGAATCAACGGCGACAAGAATCGTTGCGCGGATCTTACATCGGGTATCTCGATCCGGTAACGCTCGTGTCCACGAACAAGTTGAGGCTCAATCGCAACAACGATGACTACTTCAAAACGTACCTCGTTCCCCTAGCCCCACCGAGAGTCAGGGGAACGAATGCGTCAGAGAAGTTGATGCGAGGGTGCTTTCAATGGTTCTATGAGCGGCTGCGGAAATCGTTCACAACCGGGGAGGGGCTCGCAAGCTTCGTGGACACCATGGTCGACAAGCTTGTCTTCACCGTGATCCGCGTTGGCGACGACATGAACGCCTTCAAGGTTTTCGAAACGCTCAATGCACGTGGCGTACAGTTGTCCTCAGCGGACCTCTTGAAGAACTATCTCTTTTCGGTTGTTGACAGCGACGAACGTCATCCGACTGAACTCCAGGAGATGGAAAAGCTCTGGAGCGCCGTCATGAGCGTCTTGGGCGGTGAGCGCTTCGAAGAATTCCTGCGCACATATTGGAACAGTCGAAGAGGTAATGTCCGTAAGAGCGAACTGTACAAAGTCATCAGAAAGGAGGTAACGAACAAGGGGGAAGCTTTCCAGTTGCTGCGTGACCTCCAGCGCACGGCGGACATCTTCATGGCGCTCAGGTCCCCTGAAGATGAGCTCTGGAAGGGCCGACCTGAGGTTGCCGATCATCTCAGTGAACTTCGGTTGTTCCAAGTGAAACAACCCCTGCCTCTTCTGCTGTCAGCTTATGAGAGCCTGGGGGCCCCTGACTTTCTCCGCGCACTCCGTGCCTGTAGTGTGATATCACTGCGGTATAACGTCATTGGAGGATTGAATCCGAATGAGCAGGACCGTGTGTACAATGCGGTCGCCTTGAGAATACACAAGGAGAAGCGGTTCGATCCGGCTTGGCTGAGGGAGGTGTTCCCCGATGACGAGAGCTTTGCGGCATCGTTCGCTGCGGCCGAGTTCAAGGACACCTCCAGGAACAACAACATCGTCCGCTACTTGCTCGCATCGATTGAGCGTCGGAAACACGGTTCCGCCATCGATCCGTTCGGTGAAGGTTTAACGATCGAGCACATTCTGCCCGAATCCCCTCATGAGGATTGGGGCATTGACGACACAATGGTGGAGCGGAGTGCTTATAGACTAGGAAACCTGACCTTGCTTGAAAAGAACAAGAACAACGAGGCTGGGAACAAAACCTACGCTGAAAAACGTCCTGTGTATGCAGGGAGTGGCTTGGCGATCACCCGAGCCATCGCCGACCGCTACGACGTCTGGTCCGAGGAGCAGATATCCAAGCGACAGAAAGCCCTTGCCGATGTGGCTCGGGAAATCTGGAAATCGCCTTTCTGA
- a CDS encoding IS4 family transposase, giving the protein MAPRAKRKTNRGILVTVRRCLASDALRETFRRSPKDFTRQRKMPFKKVVLFMLSLSRRSLQLELTGFVRAFADGVRNVSGSAFNQSRRKVEPGVFKELMRVMNQEFYTDNDERVKRWQGFRLLATDGSIINLPHTKELGEHYGGASNQHGNRTVQARCSVLYDVLNNMVLHGTLSPWAVGERELALQHLHMCQEGDLMIYDRGYPSYALMSAVLERGAHFLIRCTHKFNQQVIDFVAGGLHSHTVPMGAGKNTQHGRGPQSNDRINVRMVKVLLDNGELEVLLTSLTDEQRYATAVFKELYAKRWGVERFYNTIKNIARVEHFTGHTDVVIQQDFHAALFMCNLHALLLDEAQDQLPAEHPARKLSYKINNNVSFGYMKQEVMRIMAQEDDEQTMRDLSELFLSTTVPIRPGRTFPRDRDKYRTRDKPVYLTNSKPAL; this is encoded by the coding sequence ATGGCACCAAGAGCGAAGCGCAAGACCAACCGTGGGATCCTCGTAACAGTGAGAAGATGTTTGGCCAGCGACGCATTGAGGGAGACCTTCAGGCGCTCGCCCAAAGACTTCACACGCCAACGCAAGATGCCCTTCAAGAAGGTGGTGCTCTTCATGCTGAGCCTCTCGCGGCGCAGCCTGCAGCTGGAACTCACGGGCTTCGTGCGCGCCTTCGCCGACGGGGTGCGCAACGTATCGGGCAGTGCCTTCAACCAGAGCAGAAGGAAGGTGGAGCCCGGGGTGTTCAAGGAACTCATGCGAGTGATGAACCAAGAGTTCTACACCGACAACGACGAGCGTGTGAAGCGCTGGCAAGGCTTTCGGCTCCTGGCCACCGACGGGTCCATCATCAACCTGCCGCATACCAAGGAACTGGGCGAGCACTACGGCGGCGCGAGCAACCAGCACGGCAACCGCACGGTGCAGGCGCGTTGCTCGGTGCTCTACGATGTGCTCAACAACATGGTGCTCCATGGCACGCTATCGCCCTGGGCGGTGGGCGAACGTGAACTGGCCTTGCAGCACTTGCACATGTGCCAAGAGGGCGACCTGATGATCTACGACCGCGGCTATCCCAGCTATGCGCTCATGTCGGCGGTGCTGGAGCGCGGAGCGCATTTCCTGATCCGTTGCACCCACAAGTTCAACCAGCAGGTGATCGACTTCGTGGCCGGTGGCCTGCACTCGCACACCGTGCCCATGGGCGCTGGCAAGAACACCCAGCACGGTCGTGGTCCGCAGAGCAATGATCGCATCAACGTACGCATGGTGAAGGTGTTGCTGGACAATGGCGAACTGGAAGTGCTGCTCACATCCTTGACCGATGAACAGCGCTATGCGACGGCCGTCTTCAAAGAGTTGTACGCCAAGCGCTGGGGCGTGGAGCGCTTCTACAACACCATCAAGAACATCGCCCGTGTGGAGCACTTCACCGGACACACCGATGTGGTCATCCAGCAGGATTTCCATGCAGCGCTTTTCATGTGCAACCTGCACGCCCTGCTCCTCGACGAGGCGCAGGACCAGTTGCCCGCCGAGCACCCCGCGCGCAAGCTCTCCTACAAGATCAACAACAACGTGTCCTTCGGCTACATGAAGCAGGAGGTGATGCGCATCATGGCCCAAGAGGACGATGAGCAGACCATGCGCGACCTGTCCGAGCTGTTCCTCTCCACCACCGTGCCCATCCGCCCAGGCCGCACTTTCCCACGCGATCGCGACAAGTACCGCACACGCGACAAGCCCGTCTATCTCACCAACTCCAAACCGGCCCTGTGA
- a CDS encoding DUF3817 domain-containing protein translates to MTPLRFLRTTGLLEGISNVVLFCVAMPIKYGMGIPTAVKYPGWVHGILFILFMVAIARMRMSAGWSLKQVGIAFAAALVPFGTFWADARYWKKEEAALS, encoded by the coding sequence ATGACCCCTCTTCGTTTCCTGCGCACCACCGGTTTGTTGGAAGGCATCAGCAACGTGGTGCTGTTCTGCGTGGCCATGCCCATCAAATACGGCATGGGCATACCCACGGCCGTCAAGTACCCCGGCTGGGTGCACGGCATCCTGTTCATCCTCTTCATGGTGGCCATTGCGCGCATGCGCATGAGCGCGGGCTGGTCGCTGAAGCAGGTGGGCATCGCCTTCGCGGCCGCGCTGGTGCCCTTCGGCACCTTCTGGGCCGACGCGCGTTATTGGAAGAAGGAAGAGGCTGCCCTCAGCTGA